One Massilia sp. 9096 genomic window carries:
- a CDS encoding DUF1415 domain-containing protein — protein MSTPNLNADDDAIVAATRRWVERAVIGLNLCPFAKAVYVKEQVRFVVSPARTPEALLEELMNELQDLADTDPEKVDTTLLIHPFVLNDFLDFNEFLDVADAAIEDMQLDGDIQVANFHPDYQFADTDANDIGNYTNRAPYPILQLLREDSIERAVEAIPDAAEIFEKNIDTLEKLGHEGWDKLDVGPAR, from the coding sequence ATGAGCACTCCCAACCTCAACGCGGACGACGACGCCATCGTCGCCGCCACCCGGCGCTGGGTCGAGCGCGCCGTCATCGGCTTGAATCTCTGTCCATTTGCCAAGGCGGTGTACGTGAAGGAGCAGGTGCGCTTCGTGGTCTCGCCGGCGCGCACCCCCGAGGCGCTGCTGGAAGAATTGATGAACGAGCTGCAGGACCTGGCCGACACCGATCCGGAAAAGGTCGACACCACGCTGTTGATCCATCCCTTCGTGCTGAACGATTTCCTGGACTTCAACGAATTCCTCGATGTGGCCGACGCGGCGATCGAAGACATGCAGCTCGACGGCGACATCCAGGTCGCGAACTTCCACCCGGACTACCAGTTCGCAGACACCGATGCGAACGACATCGGCAACTATACCAACCGCGCGCCATACCCGATCCTGCAGCTGCTTCGCGAGGACAGCATCGAGCGCGCCGTGGAAGCGATTCCGGACGCCGCCGAGATCTTCGAAAAGAACATCGACACCCTCGAAAAGCTCGGCCACGAAGGCTGGGACAAGCTCGATGTCGGACCAGCACGCTGA